Proteins encoded together in one Plasmodium vivax chromosome 6, whole genome shotgun sequence window:
- a CDS encoding erythrocyte binding protein (encoded by transcript PVX_110835A), which produces MFRKRYKVLHILSKHEKKENSSKISVTADIETFRNCKGNGALNKWFLFLKIFIAAFLIWNLQYPSSSCTSDESCDWGNGLRKNPPSSGNRILVETEYIERINHGDNPALGFSRKQYLRESNIKSRFSKLATKSNGKEERMKEKMNPKHNTVKAKFKDHFLKREKRTNRMNIKENTNIYDHVQDIYEAYNNMNNDLNSYKENELFIFHKNNVNVGSTGSYKNGSNSSDLSENYDELEGENESDSYDPNEQDNLGKDDEEGDQDGKEEDKKEGKEEGKEGDQGKDAGKEDKGEEDKDGKDDKDKDDKGDKDKDDKGDKDKGKKDKDKDDDDDEDDDDEDDEKKKAKAEEFAEKNSVNCGCPFMGDNTEKEGCPFKEDCKEKGECPFKKDCEEKGECPFKGDNTAKGGCPFMGDNNEKEGCPFKEDCEEKGDSTVKCECPYKNKYVEKDECTETGECSKNYECPFKNQNKENEGDPSKGEGAETEDSVEYERCPFTGICLKKYGCSSKDQDAEKEDCAEKAECPYKGQGAVKGECPFKSECEKKAECPYKGQGAVKGECPFKSECAEKAECPYKGQGAVKGECPFKSECEKKAECPYKGQGAVKGECPFKSECEKKSWCPFKDQYKENEDSVEYERCPFTGICLKKYECPSEDQDEEKEDCEEKAECSYKGKGAVKGKCPFKSECEKKSECPFKNQDAENEDCAKKTGCPYMSKGSMKGECPFKGQGDKESWCPFKDQYKEKEDCVEKEGCPENKKCSFKDQDTVSDECAQKAGCPYKGQSVDKKECPYKDQSMDKKECPYKDQSLDKKECPYKDQSVDKAECPFKGECGKKDDKFAKGEEIEKEGKISKEGDGVLSDTEVSSFEEILKKGDDLTEELATEDELFNKEDIVNELVTLDAMMMNEELSNEVEPQAGVEVVMQKEEGEKEDMETTYALEIFGKEEGEKEDVETTYALEIFGKEPEEQKDVEITNALEIFGKEPEEQKDVEITNALEIFGKEEEIQDSSIPEKEILKEEITKLVQETKESIEKIINKKIDSEAKVESEMSKEKDLEMGKDEMKQKGATEEEEEAKKSEDSVNHGKDDSLQNQTKKDYAEKPFPKEKYYAEKFKSPRGKSSRLKQNLNENESSNKPLSNDLEENISAAETLKEEEAKKAEEEAKKLEEAKKLEEAKKLEEAKKAEEAKKAEEAKKAEEEAKKAAQAKKTANVKKGAEPKKTEDAKPAADSKATVDPKKNLKDNTNNKGGKPKTTGDAKKAAGKPPRKN; this is translated from the exons ATGTTTCGGAAGAGATATAAGGTGTTACATATACTGtcgaaacatgaaaaaaaggaaaattcatCAAAAATTTCTGTAACTGCTGATATTGAAACGTTCAGGAATTGTAAGGGTAATGGTGCGCTAAATAAATGGTTTTTGTTCCTTAAAATCTTTATTGCTgcatttttaatatggaATTTACAGTACCCTAGTAGTAGT tGCACCTCTGATGAATCCTGCGATTGGGGTAATGGCCTGCGAAAGAACCCCCCCAGCAGTGGTAATCGAATATTAGTAGAAACTGAGTACATTGAGAGAATCAACCATGGTGATAATCCAGCCCTGGGCTTCTCGCGTAAGCAATACCTCCGGGAAAGCAATATAAAATCGAGGTTCAGCAAATTAGCAACGAAATCAAATGGTAAGGAGGAAAGAATGAAAGAGAAAATGAACCCTAAGCACAACACAGTGAAGGCAAAGTTTAAGGACCACTTtctaaaaagggaaaagagaACAAATCGAATGaatataaaggaaaatacCAACATTTATGATCATGTTCAGGACATCTATGAggcatataataatatgaataatgaCTTGAATTCTTACAAGGAAAAcgaactttttattttccataaaaataatgtaaatgTGGGAAGCACGGGAAGctataaaaatggaagcaacAGTAGCGATTTAAGTGAAAATTACGACGAACTGGAGGGCGAAAATGAATCTGATAGTTATGACCCCAATGAACAAGATAATTTAGGTaaggatgatgaggagggagATCAAGACGGCAAGGAGGAAGATAagaaagagggaaaagaagaaggtaAGGAGGGAGACCAGGGAAAAGATGCGGGAAAGGAAgacaagggggaagaagataAGGACGGCAAGGACGACAAAGATAAGGATGACAAGGGAGATAAGGATAAGGATGACAAGGGAGATAAAGATAAGGGTAAAAAGGATAAGGATAaggatgatgatgatgacgaggacgacgatgatgaggacgatgaaaaaaaaaaagcaaaagcagaaGAATTCGCAGAAAAAAACTCGGTAAACTGTGGATGTCCATTTATGGGTGATAACACAGAAAAGGAGGGATGCCCATTTAAGGAGGACTGCAAAGAGAAGGGAGAATGCCCGTTTAAGAAGGACTGcgaagaaaagggagaatGCCCATTTAAGGGTGATAACACAGCAAAGGGAGGATGTCCATTTATGGGTGATAAcaacgaaaaggaaggatGTCCCTTTAAGGAGGACTGCGAAGAAAAAGGTGATTCTACAGTAAAATGTGAATGTCCATATAAAAACAAGTATGTAGAAAAAGACGAGTGCACCGAAACAGGCGAGTGTTCCAAAAATTATGAATGTCCCTTTAAAAATCAGAATAAGGAAAATGAGGGAGATCCATCTAAAGGTGAGGGTGCAGAAACAGAGGATTCTGTGGAATACGAAAGATGCCCGTTCACAGGTATATGCTTAAAAAAGTACGGATGTTCATCGAAGGATCAAGATGCAGAAAAAGAGGATTGTGCAGAGAAAGCAGAATGCCCATATAAGGGCCAGGGTGCCGTGAAAGGGGAATGCCCATTTAAAAGTGAGTGTGAAAAGAAAGCAGAATGCCCATATAAGGGCCAGGGTGCCGTGAAAGGGGAATGCCCATTTAAAAGTGAGTGTGCAGAGAAAGCAGAATGCCCATATAAGGGCCAGGGTGCCGTGAAAGGGGAATGCCCATTTAAAAGTGAGTGTGAAAAGAAAGCAGAATGCCCATATAAGGGTCAGGGTGCCGTGAAAGGGGAATGCCCATTTAAAAGTGAGTGTGAAAAGAAATCCTGGTGCCCATTTAAAGACCAGTATAAGGAAAATGAAGATTCTGTTGAATATGAAAGATGCCCATTCACTGGTATATGCTTAAAGAAGTATGAATGTCCATCCGAAGAtcaagatgaagaaaaagaggactGTGAGGAGAAAGCAGAATGCTCATATAAGGGTAAGGGTGCCGTGAAAGGAAAATGTCCATTTAAAAGTGAATGTGAAAAGAAATCCGAGTGCCCATTTAAAAATCAAGATGCAGAAAATGAAGACTGTGCGAAAAAAACGGGGTGCCCCTATATGAGCAAAGGTTCAATGAAAGGTGAATGTCCATTTAAGGGCCAGGGTGATAAGGAATCTTGGTGCCCATTTAAAGACCAGTataaggaaaaggaggactGTGTAGAAAAAGAGGGTTGCccggaaaacaaaaaatgttcatttaaAGATCAAGATACTGTAAGTGACGAATGTGCACAAAAGGCAGGATGCCCATATAAGGGCCAGAGCGTGGACAAAAAAGAGTGCCCATATAAAGACCAAAGCATGGACAAGAAAGAATGCCCATATAAAGACCAGAGCTTGGACAAGAAAGAGTGCCCATATAAGGACCAGAGCGTGGACAAAGCCGAATGCCCCTTTAAAGGAGAGTGTGGAAAAAAGGATGACAAATTCGCTAAGGGtgaagaaatagaaaaggagggaaaaatatcAAAAGAAGGAGACGGAGTTCTTTCGGACACAGAAGTAAGCTCGTTTGAAGAAATATTAAAGAAAGGCGATGATTTAACGGAAGAATTAGCTACTGAAGATGAGCTTTTTAATAAGGAAGATATCGTGAATGAATTAGTAACGTTAGATGCAATGATGATGAATGAAGAGCTGTCAAACGAAGTGGAACCACAAGCAGGAGTAGAAGTGGTaatgcaaaaggaagaaggggaaaaggaagataTGGAAACAACATATGCATTGGAAATTTTCGGTaaggaagaaggggaaaaggaagatgTGGAAACAACATATGCATTGGAAATATTCGGTAAGGAACCAGAGGAACAAAAAGATGTGGAAATAACAAATGCATTGGAAATATTCGGTAAGGAACCAGAGGAACAAAAAGATGTGGAAATAACAAATGCATTGGAAATATTCGgtaaggaagaagaaattcAAGACAGCAGCATCccagaaaaggaaatactGAAAGAAGAAATTACGAAACTAGTTCAAGAGACAAAAGAAtcaatagaaaaaataatcaacaAGAAAATAGACAGTGAAGCTAAGGTTGAATCTGAAATGTCGAAAGAAAAGGACTtagaaatgggaaaagacGAAATGAAACAGAAGGGAGCaacagaagaggaagaagaagcaaagaaaTCCGAAGACAGTGTTAACCATGGTAAGGATGATTCGTTACAAAATCAAACGAAGAAAGATTATGCGGAAAAGCCTTTCCCAAAGGAGAAATATTATGCAGAGAAGTTCAAAAGTCCAAGAGGAAAATCAAGCAGGCTCAAACAAAAtctaaatgaaaatgaatcgTCCAATAAACCCTTAAGCAATGatttagaagaaaatatatctGCTGCTGAAACGctaaaagaagaggaagccaAAAAGGCAGAGGAAGAGGCCAAAAAGTTAGAAGAAGCCAAAAAGTTAGAAGAAGCCAAAAAGTTAGAAGAGGCTAAAAAAGCAGAGGAAGCCAAAAAGGCAGAAGAAGCcaaaaaagcagaagaagaagctaaaAAGGCCGCACAAGctaaaaaaactgcaaatgttaaaaagggtgccgag CCTAAAAAGACTGAAGATGCTAAGCCAGCTGCTGATTCCAAAGCAACTGTCGAcccgaaaaaaaatttaaaggatAATACAAACAATAAGGGTGGTAAACCCAAAACAACTGGTGATGCTAAAAAAGCTGCAGGAAAACCGCcacgtaaaaattaa
- a CDS encoding hypothetical protein (encoded by transcript PVX_110840A): protein MRGTIVKQEVSNPETKKRNKKPLPDETVEDYLERSCGQVELTEEMQDKLKSCDPDITEKDMCKMYSKLYNEHISNFRHLVECLKTATDMLGTNYKQDPSFQKKCWFHQYNKLGRDLIRLSDNDDDGGLKVFLQEKKTCKTSDFTKFLNDRMKTWNAFIKEKKKVAYAELKEALQSGTLKKSKGKK, encoded by the coding sequence ATGAGAGGTACTATAGTAAAACAAGAGGTATCAAATCcagagacaaaaaaaagaaacaagaAACCATTACCCGATGAAACAGTGGAAGATTATTTGGAGAGATCATGCGGTCAGGTGGAACTTACAGAAGAAATGCAGGATAAACTAAAATCGTGTGACCCAGATATAACAGAAAAAGacatgtgcaaaatgtatTCAAAATTATACAATGAACATATATCAAATTTTCGTCATCTTGTTGAATGCTTGAAGACGGCAACTGATATGTTAGGAACTAATTATAAACAAGACCCaagttttcaaaaaaaatgctggtTTCATCAATATAATAAACTTGGAAGAGATCTTATAAGACTATCAGATAATGATGATGATGGAGGcttaaaagtttttttacaagaaaaaaagaccTGCAAAACAAGTGATTTcaccaaatttttaaatgatagGATGAAGACGTGGAACGCCTttattaaggaaaaaaaaaaagtagcctACGCCGAATTGAAGGAAGCTTTACAAAGTGGTACATTGAAGAAAAgtaaaggcaaaaaatga